The following DNA comes from Amycolatopsis albispora.
AACCGCAACAAGCACCCGGGTGGCTTGGCCGTCGGGGAGTGGACTGCTCGTTCACCAGGCCATTCGCCGCAAGTGGACTGCTGAGATAGCCGCGCACTGGCCTGGGTGGAGGGGCCACGTCGGTCGTATCTTCGAACTCGGTACACCTCGTTAGCTCCCTCGAAAGGCCCAGTCGTGTCTGACGTCCAGTCCACCAGCCCCGCCCAGCCCGAGACCGGCACCGCGCGCGTCAAGCGCGGCATGGCCGAGATGCTCAAGGGTGGCGTGATCATGGATGTGGTCACCGCCGAGCAGGCCAAGATCGCCGAGGACGCCGGCGCGGTCGCGGTGATGGCGCTCGAGCGCGTTCCCGCCGACATCCGCGCGCAGGGCGGCGTGGCCAGGATGAGCGACCCCGACCTGATCGACGGCATCATCGAGGCGGTGTCCATCCCGGTGATGGCCAAGGCCAGGATCGGGCACTTCGTCGAGGCGCAGGTGCTGCAGTCGCTCGGCGTCGACTACATCGACGAGTCCGAGGTGCTCACGCCCGCCGACTACGCCAACCACATCGACAAGTGGGCGTTCACCGTGCCGTTCGTCTGCGGGGCGACGAACCTCGGCGAGGCGCTGCGCCGGATCAACGAGGGCGCGGCGATGATCCGCTCCAAGGGCGAGGCCGGCACCGGCGACGTGTCCAACGCGACCACGCACATGCGCAAGATCCGCGCGGAGCTGCGGCGGCTGTCGTCGCTGCCGGAGGACGAGCTGTTCGTCGCTGCCAAGGAACTGCAGGCCCCGTACGAGCTGGTCAAGGAGGTCGCGGCGAAGGGCAAGCTGCCGGTGGTGCTGTTCACCGCGGGCGGCATCGCCACCCCGGCCGACGCGGCGATGATGATGCAGCTCGGCGCCGAGGGCGTTTTTGTCGGCTCGGGCATCTTCAAGTCCGGCAACCCGGCCCGCCGTGCCGAGGCGATCGTGAAGGCCACCACCTTCCACGACGACCCGGACGTACTGGCGAAGGTCTCCCGCGGCCTCGGCGAAGCAATGGTCGGCATCAACGTCGACGATGTGCCGGAACCGCACCGCCTGGCCGAGCGCGGCTGGTAAGCCTGCTTCGGTACGGCCTCCTGGTCCGGTAGCGGCTACCGAGGCTGGTCGGAGTCGATGCTCAGGCTCGCCACGATGTTCTCGCAGGCGGCTCGTGCCTGTCCGGCGGAACCCGATGCGACGTATTGACAGCCGACGAACACCTGCACGGTGCCCTTCGCCATGACGTACCAGTCCACATACACGCCAGGGTGCTGTTCGTTGTAGTGGATGACCGTCTTGCCGCCGAAGCTGGCGTTGGCGTCGAAGTTGCGGTAGCCGGAGCTGCCTTCGCGGCTGGCGAGCCACTCCACCCAGCGCTGACGCTCGGCCGAAGCGTCGAAGGGGATTCGGGCCTGTTCGATCGTCACGAAGCTTCGGGCTGCGCCGTCGCCGGGCGGCCGCAGTTCGACCCGTGGCGCCGTCGAGTTCTCGGCAGCGGTCGCGACCCAGCCCGCCGGCGTCGTGTAGGTGAACGCCGCCTGCTCGGGGTTGGCCGCTCCCGCCGAGGGCGGCTCCGGTTCAGGACGGGGGAGCCACGCCCACGTGAAAGCCATCATGGCCCCGGCGACCGCCGCGGTCGTCGCGATCACCACGCGCTGGCGCCGGCGTGTGTGGCGCCGGTGGCGTGCTTGGGCCCGAGGTAGCAAGTCGACCGGTGGGATGACAGAGTCCGCGGCCGCGTGGAGTTCATCGCGTAGGCGCCGCAGGTCGTCACTGCCGGGTTCGTCTCCCGCGGGCTCGTCGTCGGCGTTGAACGTCACGGTCATCGGGCACCGCCGTCCGCGCCGAGAGCCGGACTGGCCAGCGCTTCCCGGAGTTTCGCCAGGGCTCGCGTCCTGTTTCGTTGCGCCGTTCCCTTGTGTACTCCCAGCAGTTGGGCAGCCTCGTCGATGGAATGGCCGTCAAGGTCCACCAGAAGTACGACCACGGCTTCCTTCCCCGTCAGTGACTGGAGAACGTGCGAGACGGCCTCCCACGATTCGAAAGCCGCCAGGCCTCCATCATCCGACGATTCCTCGATCCGGTCGAGTGCGGTCGCTCGACGTGCGGACCGCCATTGGCCCCGGGCGAGGTTCATGGCGGTGGCCAGCGCGTACCCGTATGGGTTGGGGTGTTCCACGAACCGTCTGCGACGGCTCGCACGCGCCTTGAGCCGCACGTACACCTCCTGCACGAGGTCGTCGGCAAGGTGGCGACCCCCCACCAGGAGCGAAACCCGTGAGTACAGCCGGTGCAGTACTTCCAGGAAGATCCGGTCGAACTCAGCGTCGTCCACCACCGCTCTCCCCCCTCGAGCGCCGACAACTCAACACCGCGCAGCTTCCCCGCTCATGACGATAGTGACCCGGCGAACTGTCCGATTGCTCCACCCGAGTGACGTTGAGGATTCTTTCCGTGATGACTCATACGAAGACCAGGCGCCAGACATATACCTCGCGAGTCATCCATCAGACAGTCGCGCAAGGACGGGATGCCATCGACCGACAGGCGCAAGCAGGCCCGCCGGCGCCTGGAATGCCGGTTGATTTCACTGCTTTTTCGACCAAGGGGGAACTATGCGCAAGGTTGCCATGTTGCCGGTGGGCTGGGCCGGCTTTCCTTTCGACAGGAGCTGGCTATCGGCAAGTTCGCGCTGTAGTTTCTGGGCTCGGACAAGACCGATACGAATAGGATTGATTCGATGAAAATGGCATTGCTTGGCTCCGCCGTTGCCCTGATCGCCTCCGTGGCCGTCGCTTCTCCGGCGGCCGCCAGTGAGGCGGAGAACATTGTCACACCGCACGCAACCTGCAACTACGTGGTGAATTCGCACACGATGAACGCCCACGCCGACAAGGATCGATCGTCCCCGATCAAGGGGACCTATAATCATGGCCACATCTTCTACGGTCTCACCTGTGCAAATCAAACCGGTGGCAAATACTCCACGTGTGGTCCTTCGGACCTGTGGAAAGCGTCGCGATATGGCTGGCTCCCGACCAAATGCCTGACGCGGGTCTGACCGGTGGCCAGGTGCTCGACCGCGGCTGATGGCTGGCTGCTCGCGTGATTCCGGACGCACCCGGTGCCTCCCGAGCGGAGGCACCGGGTGCGTCGTGGGGAGTCACTGCACGTTCGCGCAGTGCTGGTGCAGCAGTGGGCCACCCGGGTTGTCGAGGGAGATCGTGAGGCAACCGCGGGCCACCGGCTGCCAGACCCCGCCCCAGGGGGTGTTGGCCCATATCCAGTGCCACTGGCCGTCGGCGTGGATCAGGGTGCGGCCGCCCATCGTGATGAGCAGGTTCCCCGCCGAGTCGTAGAAGGCGGTGGTGGCTGCCACGTACCGCCGTTCGTGGCAGTAGGTGTGGAAGCCGCCTTCCGAACCCCAGTGGGTGACCTTGAGGTACGGGTTCGCGATCGCGCAGGCCGCGGCCGGGGTGGCCGCGGCCTGGGCGGGCACCACGCCGATGCCGAGGCAACCCGCGGTCAGCACGAGTGCGGCCAGGATCTTGCGCATGGTTCGCTCCCTTCCGCCGCTCAGCAGACGTCCAGCCACCAGATCGGACCGGTGAGCCCGGTGATGTCACCGTTGCGGAGCCAGCCCCAGCTGTTCAGCGACGGCACCCACGCGTAGGTCTGCCACCCCCAGATCCCGTCGTGCTGGCACTGCGCGTAGATCACCTCCTCGGCGGTCGAGCCGATCGACGTGGGACCGCCGTACTGGCTGAACACGATGTTCTGGCGGCCGACCGCGATATAACCCGGCTGCGGAGCCGCCCGCACCGCCGTTTCCGCGGCGGTCGCCGGTTCGGCCGAGGCGCCGGTGGCGCCCAGCGCGCCGGCGAACGCGATGCCGCCGGCCAGCGCGGCGGTGACGAGGTACTTCCGGAAAACGTGCATTGTCCCTCCCGTTTTTGCGCACGTCCTTGTTTGGGCACAAAAGTCCTACGAGCCGACGTAAAGGGCGTACCAGCGGCCGGAGATCGGGTCGTAGTATTCCTGGCAGTAGTAATAGGTGCCGCTGCCGTGGGTGATGTGCCACAGTCCTGCTGAATGGCAGACGGCCAGGTCCCTGGTGCTGCCCAGGTAGGCCACCGCGGCTTCGGCGACCTGCTGCTGAGTGGCAGCCGGTTCGGCGGCCGCGGACACGGCGGCGCCGGAGGTGCCGATCAGCGCGAGGCCCGCGGTGAAGGCGACGAAGGCAAGCCGGTTCTTGAGATTTCTCATGCGTCCCCCATTTTGTTCCGGTTTCATGGCAGGAATTTTCCCCGGAAGGCGGGCGACGGCCACCCACAGTGAGTCCCACACTTCGGCAAAGTGTGGGGTTATCATGAAGCGTGGAGGTTCCGCGGGAATCGTTCGGCGCCCTGCTGCGGAGGCAGCGGGAGCGCGCGTTCCTGACCCAGGAGCAACTGGCCCAGCGGGCCGGTGTGAGCGCCAAGGCGATCAGCGCGCTGGAACGTGAGGAGCGCAGACATCCTTACCCGCACACGGTTCTTGCCCTGGCGAAGGCGCTCGGACTGAGCGACGGCGAACGCGCGGAGCTGGAAGCACGCGTCCCGCGCCGGGTCCGGAGAAGCGCGAAATCCAGTGGCCAAGAGCGTGGTGCGCACGCACCAGGGAAAGCGGTGCGGATCGTGCCGGGGCAGTTGCCATCACCCGTTCGTGATTTCACTGGGCGGACAGCGGAACTGTCCGCACTCGACGCCGTATTCGACTCAATGGGCAAATCCGCTTCGGCAACGGGGCCGGCCGGGCGGGCGGTGGTCATTTCGGCGATCAGCGGCACGGCCGGCGTCGGCAAAACCACGTTGGCCGTGATGTGGGCGCACCACGTGCGCGCCCGGTTTCCCGACGGGCAGTTGTACGTCAACCTGCGTGGCTACGATCCCGGCCCGCCGGCGACGCCCGGTGAAGTGCTGGACGGTTTCCTTCGCGCGCTGGACGTGCCTGCCGCGAAGATTCCGCCGTCCCTCGACGACCGGGCGGCCCTGTTCCGTTCCGTGGTGACCGGCAGGCGCCTGCTGATCGTGCTGGACAATGCCAGCAGCGTCGACCAGGTACGGCCGTTGCTGCCCGGTTCGTCGTCCTGCATGGTGGTGATCACCAGCCGCGACAAGCTCACCGGTCTCGCGGTGAGCGTGGGAATGCACCGGATATCGATCGACCGGCTGCCGGAAAAGGACGCCGTGGCCTTGTTGCGCACCATTGTCGGCCCGGATCGGGCGGACGCGGAACCGGCGGCGGTGGCGCACCTGGCCCGGTTGTGTGATCGGCTGCCGCTGGCGATCCAGATCGCCGCCCAGCGCGCGGTCGCCCGTCCCCACCTCGCGCTCGCCGAGCTGGCGGCCGAACTGGTCGACGCCGACCGGCGACTCGAAGTGTTCAGCCTCGGCGCCGACCAGTTCACCGCGATCCGCCCGGTGCTTTCCTGGTCCTATCGGAACCTTCCGGATGCCCAGGCGCGGTTGCTCCGGTTGCTGGGCCTGCACCCCGGCCCCCACATCAGCACCGACGCCGCCGCGGCCATGGCCGGGCTCGCACCCGCCGTGGCACGGCGACTTCTCGACGGCCTGGTGGAGGCGCACCTGATCGAGTCCGCGGAGGTGGACCGCGTCCAGCTGCACGACCTCCTCCGGGCCTACGCCCGCGAGTGCGCCGAGGTCACGGACACCGTCGCCCAGCGGCACGAAGCGCTGCACCGCCTGGCCGGGTGGTACCTCCATGCCGCCGCGGCCGCGGACCGGCAACTGCATCCCGGCCGTCAGCGTGGCGTGGTGGACGCGACGCCCGTCC
Coding sequences within:
- a CDS encoding type VII secretion-associated protein; this encodes MTVTFNADDEPAGDEPGSDDLRRLRDELHAAADSVIPPVDLLPRAQARHRRHTRRRQRVVIATTAAVAGAMMAFTWAWLPRPEPEPPSAGAANPEQAAFTYTTPAGWVATAAENSTAPRVELRPPGDGAARSFVTIEQARIPFDASAERQRWVEWLASREGSSGYRNFDANASFGGKTVIHYNEQHPGVYVDWYVMAKGTVQVFVGCQYVASGSAGQARAACENIVASLSIDSDQPR
- a CDS encoding ATP-binding protein codes for the protein MEVPRESFGALLRRQRERAFLTQEQLAQRAGVSAKAISALEREERRHPYPHTVLALAKALGLSDGERAELEARVPRRVRRSAKSSGQERGAHAPGKAVRIVPGQLPSPVRDFTGRTAELSALDAVFDSMGKSASATGPAGRAVVISAISGTAGVGKTTLAVMWAHHVRARFPDGQLYVNLRGYDPGPPATPGEVLDGFLRALDVPAAKIPPSLDDRAALFRSVVTGRRLLIVLDNASSVDQVRPLLPGSSSCMVVITSRDKLTGLAVSVGMHRISIDRLPEKDAVALLRTIVGPDRADAEPAAVAHLARLCDRLPLAIQIAAQRAVARPHLALAELAAELVDADRRLEVFSLGADQFTAIRPVLSWSYRNLPDAQARLLRLLGLHPGPHISTDAAAAMAGLAPAVARRLLDGLVEAHLIESAEVDRVQLHDLLRAYARECAEVTDTVAQRHEALHRLAGWYLHAAAAADRQLHPGRQRGVVDATPVPDHPAVFADFDAALEWCETERANLVAVARVAAETGLGAAAWQLANNLWSFFYLRKYWTDWVAVHETGLAAARELRDPKGQARMLNGLATAYVGMRRFDESLGHFRTARELFRVAGDRWGEGMVLANLADTYLGLCQYTEAADYARQAVEVIRETGNQYSEGIAMGNLGEAYLGLGAHADALRQFRRVLELCRVINHRHGEAVTLIHLGESHLGLGEYEQALDRLSEGLELARKLRDRHSEALALSTRGFVHHQIGRPDAGRRNWQAALDIYEDLGDPRAEALRDQLQRPRACPS
- the pdxS gene encoding pyridoxal 5'-phosphate synthase lyase subunit PdxS, whose product is MAEMLKGGVIMDVVTAEQAKIAEDAGAVAVMALERVPADIRAQGGVARMSDPDLIDGIIEAVSIPVMAKARIGHFVEAQVLQSLGVDYIDESEVLTPADYANHIDKWAFTVPFVCGATNLGEALRRINEGAAMIRSKGEAGTGDVSNATTHMRKIRAELRRLSSLPEDELFVAAKELQAPYELVKEVAAKGKLPVVLFTAGGIATPADAAMMMQLGAEGVFVGSGIFKSGNPARRAEAIVKATTFHDDPDVLAKVSRGLGEAMVGINVDDVPEPHRLAERGW
- a CDS encoding RNA polymerase sigma factor; translated protein: MDDAEFDRIFLEVLHRLYSRVSLLVGGRHLADDLVQEVYVRLKARASRRRRFVEHPNPYGYALATAMNLARGQWRSARRATALDRIEESSDDGGLAAFESWEAVSHVLQSLTGKEAVVVLLVDLDGHSIDEAAQLLGVHKGTAQRNRTRALAKLREALASPALGADGGAR